One segment of Pseudodesulfovibrio sp. 5S69 DNA contains the following:
- a CDS encoding beta-ketoacyl-ACP synthase III: MTNFILRGFGLYAPDKVLTNADLEKIVDTSDEWITSRTGIKERHLAAEGQAASDLALEASKQALEEAGIAPSELTHIICATFTPDSLIPSAACRLQERFGITGQMCMDVAAACSGFLYALQTARGLLCLEPEAKVLVVASEIITRRMNWEDRATCVLFGDASGAAVLTAGEPGDGPEVLDVMLAADGSLGDLLTVNGGGSAYSYKLGEPVGPEYFVEFQGREVFKHAVRNMTEISEAILKRNGLAKSDVDVLLPHQANYRIIDAVGRRFDIPEERVFSNIHKYGNTSAAAIPVALTEAVHTGFIKPGDLVLIPAFGGGFTWGAALIRF; this comes from the coding sequence ATGACCAATTTCATTCTTCGCGGCTTTGGCCTGTACGCCCCTGACAAGGTCCTGACCAACGCCGATCTCGAGAAAATCGTCGATACCTCGGACGAGTGGATCACCTCTCGCACCGGGATCAAGGAGCGGCATCTTGCCGCCGAGGGGCAAGCCGCTTCCGATCTGGCCCTTGAGGCCTCGAAGCAGGCACTGGAGGAGGCGGGCATCGCCCCGTCCGAACTGACCCACATCATCTGCGCCACCTTCACCCCGGACTCCCTCATCCCGTCCGCCGCCTGCCGCCTGCAGGAGCGGTTCGGCATCACCGGACAGATGTGCATGGACGTAGCGGCCGCCTGCTCCGGCTTCCTCTACGCCCTGCAGACCGCGCGCGGTCTGCTCTGCCTGGAGCCGGAAGCCAAGGTCCTGGTGGTCGCCAGCGAGATCATCACCCGGCGCATGAACTGGGAGGACCGGGCCACCTGTGTGCTCTTCGGCGACGCCTCCGGGGCCGCGGTCCTGACCGCCGGCGAACCCGGCGACGGCCCCGAAGTCCTGGACGTCATGCTCGCCGCCGACGGCTCGCTGGGCGACCTGCTCACGGTCAACGGCGGCGGCTCGGCCTACTCCTACAAGCTGGGCGAACCCGTCGGTCCCGAATATTTCGTCGAGTTCCAGGGCCGCGAGGTCTTCAAGCACGCCGTGCGCAACATGACCGAGATTTCCGAGGCCATCCTCAAGCGCAACGGCCTGGCCAAGTCCGACGTGGACGTGCTCCTGCCGCACCAGGCCAACTACCGCATCATAGACGCCGTGGGGCGCCGCTTCGACATCCCCGAGGAACGCGTCTTTTCCAACATCCACAAGTACGGCAACACCTCGGCCGCGGCCATTCCCGTGGCCCTGACCGAGGCCGTGCACACCGGATTCATCAAGCCCGGCGACCTGGTCCTCATCCCCGCCTTCGGCGGCGGGTTCACCTGGGGCGCGGCCCTGATTCGGTTCTAG
- a CDS encoding SHOCT domain-containing protein, whose amino-acid sequence MDVLKRRYAAGEIDRETYRAMKDELSNS is encoded by the coding sequence GTGGATGTCCTCAAACGCCGATACGCGGCCGGTGAAATCGACCGGGAAACGTATCGCGCCATGAAGGATGAGCTCAGCAACAGCTAA
- the fabG gene encoding 3-oxoacyl-[acyl-carrier-protein] reductase: MSDLPKVALVTGGSRGIGRTVAETLAADGFEVFLTYVSRPEAAEEVVASIEKAGGKARAFQLDSGDREAIAAFFKDEIKGKAELAVLVNNAGITRDGLMMRMKDEDWDKVIHINLTGCFAFLKEASKIMGKQRFGRIINISSIVGQMGNAGQANYCAAKAGLIGLTKSAARELAGRNITVNAVAPGFIETDMTAELPEKVVEAMLEQIPLKTLGQSGDIAAAVSFLAGPGAGYITGQVLGVNGGMYM, from the coding sequence ATGAGCGATCTTCCCAAAGTCGCCCTGGTTACGGGCGGTTCCCGAGGCATCGGCCGTACCGTGGCCGAGACGTTGGCCGCCGACGGTTTCGAGGTTTTCCTGACGTACGTGAGCCGCCCCGAGGCCGCCGAAGAGGTGGTGGCGTCCATCGAAAAGGCGGGCGGCAAGGCCCGCGCCTTCCAGCTCGATTCCGGTGACCGCGAGGCCATCGCAGCGTTCTTCAAGGACGAGATCAAGGGCAAGGCCGAGCTCGCGGTCCTGGTCAACAACGCGGGCATCACCCGCGATGGCCTGATGATGCGCATGAAGGACGAGGACTGGGACAAGGTCATCCACATCAACCTCACCGGCTGCTTCGCCTTTCTCAAGGAAGCCTCCAAGATCATGGGCAAGCAGCGCTTTGGCCGGATCATCAATATTTCGTCCATCGTCGGCCAGATGGGCAATGCGGGCCAGGCCAACTACTGTGCGGCCAAGGCGGGCCTCATCGGCCTGACCAAGTCCGCCGCCCGCGAATTGGCCGGGCGCAACATCACGGTCAACGCCGTGGCCCCCGGCTTCATCGAGACCGACATGACCGCCGAGCTGCCCGAAAAGGTCGTCGAGGCCATGCTCGAACAAATTCCATTAAAAACCCTCGGGCAGTCCGGGGATATCGCAGCCGCCGTCTCCTTCCTGGCCGGCCCCGGAGCCGGGTACATCACCGGTCAGGTGCTGGGCGTGAACGGCGGCATGTACATGTAA
- the rpmF gene encoding 50S ribosomal protein L32, whose translation MAVPKKKTSKSRKGMRRSHDKIAAPNVIYCECGEPTLPHRACSVCGSYKGRQVIDGEDA comes from the coding sequence ATGGCTGTCCCCAAGAAGAAAACGTCCAAGTCCCGCAAGGGCATGCGCCGTTCCCACGACAAGATCGCCGCTCCCAACGTCATCTACTGCGAGTGCGGTGAGCCCACTCTGCCCCATCGTGCCTGCTCTGTCTGCGGCTCCTACAAGGGACGCCAGGTCATTGACGGCGAAGATGCCTAA
- the rpmB gene encoding 50S ribosomal protein L28, whose protein sequence is MSQVCDICGKGPQSGNNVSHSHIKTKRRFMPNLQKVRHQLESGQVVSIKACTRCIRNGAVVKPVASQKPEA, encoded by the coding sequence ATGTCCCAGGTTTGCGATATTTGTGGAAAGGGTCCCCAGAGCGGCAACAACGTCAGCCACTCCCACATCAAGACCAAGCGCCGCTTCATGCCCAACCTGCAGAAGGTCCGGCACCAGTTGGAGTCCGGCCAGGTCGTCAGCATCAAGGCCTGCACCCGCTGCATCCGCAACGGTGCGGTGGTCAAGCCGGTGGCTTCCCAGAAGCCCGAAGCCTAA
- the plsX gene encoding phosphate acyltransferase PlsX yields the protein MQAPRIAVDAMGGDFGPGVVVPGAVSAAREGIAIVLVGDEEKVRAELAKLDTKGLDIEVVHCSQVVEMDDKPADALRRKKDSSIQVACRLVKEGRANGVVSAGNSGASVACGMFVLGRIPGVQRPALAGILPTEKNPVVLIDVGANVDSKPQHLLQFGLMADVLARHVLGIEDPSVGILSIGEEEGKGNAAVREAFDLLKRSQLRFIGNVEGRDIFTGEVDIVVCDGFVGNVALKLSEGLARSLSRILKDELKSSWLSMLGTLLSFGAFKRFKKIVDYAEYGGAPLLGLRDIVIVAHGKSNELAITNCIRMAATSVRNNAYGHLAEGVAAHKGLAAKPDRDAA from the coding sequence ATCCAGGCTCCGCGCATCGCCGTGGACGCCATGGGGGGAGACTTCGGGCCCGGCGTCGTCGTGCCCGGAGCGGTCAGCGCCGCACGCGAAGGCATCGCCATAGTGCTCGTCGGCGACGAGGAAAAGGTTCGGGCCGAGCTCGCCAAGCTCGACACCAAGGGGCTGGACATCGAAGTTGTCCACTGCTCCCAGGTGGTCGAGATGGACGACAAGCCCGCCGACGCCCTGCGCCGCAAGAAGGACTCCTCCATCCAGGTGGCCTGCCGCCTGGTCAAGGAAGGCAGGGCCAACGGCGTGGTTTCGGCCGGCAACTCCGGTGCGAGCGTGGCCTGCGGCATGTTCGTCCTCGGGCGCATTCCCGGCGTGCAGCGCCCGGCCCTGGCCGGCATCCTGCCCACCGAGAAGAACCCGGTGGTGCTCATCGACGTGGGCGCCAACGTGGATTCCAAGCCCCAGCATCTCCTCCAGTTCGGCCTCATGGCCGACGTCCTGGCCCGGCACGTCCTGGGCATCGAGGACCCGTCCGTGGGCATCCTGTCCATCGGCGAGGAGGAGGGCAAGGGCAACGCCGCCGTGCGCGAGGCCTTTGACCTGCTCAAGCGTTCGCAGCTGCGGTTCATCGGCAACGTCGAGGGCCGTGACATCTTCACCGGCGAGGTGGACATCGTGGTCTGCGACGGCTTTGTCGGCAACGTGGCCCTGAAGCTCTCCGAAGGGCTGGCCCGCTCCCTGAGCCGCATCCTCAAGGACGAGCTCAAGTCGAGCTGGCTGTCCATGCTCGGCACGCTGCTCTCGTTCGGCGCGTTCAAGCGGTTCAAGAAGATCGTGGACTACGCCGAATACGGCGGAGCCCCGCTGCTCGGCCTGCGCGACATCGTCATCGTGGCCCACGGCAAGTCCAACGAGCTGGCCATTACCAATTGTATCCGCATGGCCGCCACCAGCGTCCGCAACAATGCCTACGGCCACCTGGCCGAAGGCGTGGCCGCCCACAAGGGGCTGGCCGCAAAGCCCGACAGGGACGCGGCCTGA
- a CDS encoding YceD family protein, whose translation MRGTLKGSVLLVCDRCAEPFPFEIDTAFDAFEQLPDGEETDGEPRIRVENGRLELDMGAILWEEFALALPFKPLCGEDCKGVCPGCGANLNTGKCTCKPDEGDERLAVFRDLKIK comes from the coding sequence GTGCGCGGCACCCTCAAGGGTTCCGTCCTGCTGGTCTGCGACCGTTGCGCCGAGCCGTTTCCGTTCGAGATCGACACGGCCTTCGACGCCTTCGAGCAGTTGCCCGACGGCGAGGAGACCGACGGCGAGCCGCGCATCCGCGTGGAGAACGGCCGGTTGGAACTCGACATGGGCGCCATCCTCTGGGAGGAATTCGCCCTGGCCCTGCCGTTCAAGCCCCTGTGCGGCGAGGACTGCAAGGGCGTCTGCCCCGGCTGCGGCGCCAACCTCAATACCGGCAAGTGCACCTGCAAGCCGGATGAGGGCGACGAAAGGCTTGCGGTTTTCCGCGACTTGAAGATAAAGTAA